Proteins encoded in a region of the Bacillus sp. T3 genome:
- a CDS encoding 5-formyltetrahydrofolate cyclo-ligase gives MNKKQLRQEMKEQLAFLTKPLYEEKSYSIAKKLYQDPKWILADTVGMTISNPPEVDTYQIIRKAWELGKKVVVPKCDPETKQLHFRKLDRFSQLESVFFGLYEPNPLQTIEVKSDEIDLLIVQGLAFTREGYRLGFGGGYYDRFLMDYHRETYSLAFTMQIVDYLPIERHDLPVDKIFTDEVVDIDD, from the coding sequence ATGAATAAGAAACAGCTTCGTCAAGAGATGAAAGAACAGTTAGCCTTCTTAACAAAGCCACTATATGAAGAAAAATCCTATTCAATTGCAAAAAAACTATATCAAGACCCAAAATGGATTCTTGCTGATACAGTCGGAATGACCATTTCAAATCCACCTGAAGTAGATACATACCAAATCATAAGAAAAGCCTGGGAGCTCGGGAAAAAAGTTGTGGTACCGAAATGTGACCCGGAAACTAAACAGCTTCATTTTCGGAAATTGGATCGCTTTTCCCAACTAGAATCTGTTTTTTTTGGCCTTTACGAGCCAAATCCATTGCAGACAATCGAGGTGAAATCTGATGAGATTGACCTTTTAATTGTCCAGGGTCTAGCCTTTACAAGAGAAGGGTATCGATTAGGATTTGGTGGTGGCTATTATGATCGGTTTTTAATGGATTATCATCGTGAAACCTATTCACTTGCGTTTACTATGCAGATTGTCGATTATCTACCGATTGAACGTCATGATTTACCGGTAGATAAAATCTTTACTGATGAGGTAGTTGACATTGATGACTAA
- a CDS encoding L-lactate dehydrogenase, with protein MRNQVNRVALIGTGFVGSSYAFAMLNQGVCEEFVMIDLNKEKSEGDAMDLNHGLAFAPSPTKIWFGDYSDCKDADLVVICAGANQKPGETRLDLVEKNTAIFKGIVEQVMASGFDGIFLVATNPVDILTYVTWKFSGLPKERVIGSGTILDTARFRFLLGDYFNVDTRNVHAYIIGEHGDTELPVWSHADIAGRTISDWAKNKPDFKQEDLDQLFINVRDAAYQIIQRKGATFYGIAMGLVRVTKAILQNENSVLTVSAYLNNQYGQNDVFIGVPAVVNRNGIREVVEISLSQVEQEQFNHSAEVLTKIIKTISNLPK; from the coding sequence ATGAGAAATCAAGTAAACAGAGTAGCCTTAATTGGTACTGGATTTGTAGGCTCAAGCTATGCATTTGCGATGCTTAATCAAGGTGTTTGTGAAGAATTTGTGATGATTGATTTAAACAAAGAGAAGTCTGAAGGCGACGCAATGGACTTAAATCATGGATTGGCCTTTGCGCCTTCACCAACAAAAATCTGGTTTGGTGATTATTCAGATTGTAAGGACGCAGATTTAGTTGTAATATGCGCTGGAGCGAACCAGAAACCGGGTGAAACAAGGCTTGATCTCGTTGAAAAAAACACGGCGATTTTTAAAGGTATCGTTGAACAGGTAATGGCTAGTGGATTTGATGGAATATTCTTAGTTGCCACGAATCCAGTAGATATTCTAACTTATGTGACCTGGAAGTTTTCAGGTTTACCAAAGGAACGAGTGATTGGTTCTGGAACCATTTTAGACACTGCACGCTTTAGGTTCTTATTGGGTGATTACTTTAATGTGGATACACGAAATGTTCATGCCTATATCATTGGTGAACATGGTGATACAGAGCTTCCTGTATGGAGCCATGCTGATATTGCGGGACGAACTATTTCTGATTGGGCAAAGAATAAACCAGATTTTAAGCAGGAGGACCTTGATCAGCTATTTATTAATGTTCGGGATGCAGCTTATCAAATTATCCAGCGTAAAGGGGCAACATTTTATGGAATTGCGATGGGACTCGTCAGGGTAACAAAAGCGATTTTGCAAAATGAAAATTCAGTTCTAACTGTATCAGCCTATTTAAACAATCAATATGGGCAAAATGATGTGTTTATTGGTGTACCTGCTGTTGTGAACAGAAATGGAATTCGAGAGGTTGTAGAAATCTCGTTAAGTCAAGTAGAGCAGGAACAGTTTAATCATTCTGCAGAGGTTCTGACGAAAATAATAAAAACAATCTCTAATTTACCCAAATAA
- a CDS encoding YqgQ family protein translates to MKTIFDIQQLLKRFGTIIYVGDRLATLELMEDEIKELYFSKLIDKNDLQTALQVLRHEIVLEKEKAERKR, encoded by the coding sequence ATGAAAACAATATTTGATATTCAACAATTGTTAAAGCGATTTGGAACTATCATTTATGTAGGCGATCGTCTAGCCACGCTTGAGTTAATGGAGGATGAAATAAAGGAGCTCTATTTTTCTAAATTAATTGATAAGAATGATCTCCAAACTGCTCTACAAGTACTGAGACATGAGATTGTACTGGAAAAAGAAAAAGCAGAAAGAAAAAGGTGA
- a CDS encoding DUF92 domain-containing protein codes for MTKLLICFILLISVIYGYFKRYLTFSGAVAAFFVGGAVVLAFGFRGLIVLGVFFATSSQWSKYKQVYKQQVEQKLEKGSRRDWQQVVANGGVAAVAAIFFYFDQQEFWIYMFCISIASANSDTWASEIGTLSKRPPLFIRTLKIVEKGTSGAVSWLGTSAALAGSLLIALVSMLLFHLSTNEFLFVFILGFLGNVFDTLFGAFLQVTYVCQHCGAETEKKLHCAQPTVKVRGLKMMNNEAVNFISGFLASCAGIWLLK; via the coding sequence ATGACTAAACTACTGATATGTTTCATTCTTTTGATTTCAGTGATATACGGCTATTTTAAGCGGTATTTAACCTTTTCAGGAGCAGTTGCTGCCTTTTTTGTTGGTGGGGCAGTTGTTCTCGCTTTCGGTTTTCGAGGATTAATTGTATTAGGAGTATTTTTTGCTACCTCTAGTCAATGGTCGAAATATAAACAGGTATATAAGCAGCAAGTCGAACAAAAGCTAGAAAAGGGATCACGCCGTGACTGGCAGCAGGTTGTTGCGAATGGCGGTGTAGCTGCTGTGGCAGCCATTTTTTTCTATTTTGATCAGCAAGAGTTTTGGATTTATATGTTTTGTATTTCAATTGCAAGTGCAAATTCAGATACATGGGCTTCAGAAATTGGTACGTTAAGCAAACGTCCCCCCTTATTTATACGAACCTTAAAGATTGTAGAAAAAGGGACCTCTGGCGCTGTTAGCTGGTTAGGAACAAGCGCAGCGCTTGCAGGCTCTTTACTCATTGCTCTTGTTAGCATGCTCCTTTTTCATCTTAGTACAAATGAATTTTTATTTGTTTTTATTTTGGGTTTTCTTGGAAATGTCTTTGATACACTGTTCGGAGCTTTTCTGCAAGTTACGTATGTTTGTCAACACTGCGGTGCTGAAACGGAAAAAAAGCTGCACTGTGCCCAACCGACTGTTAAGGTTCGTGGATTAAAGATGATGAACAATGAGGCAGTAAATTTTATATCCGGATTTTTAGCCTCCTGTGCAGGGATATGGTTATTGAAATAA
- a CDS encoding spore germination protein: MIKNPVKKNFEDNISYLRTELGVGKSFDVIHLDLEYAERRMALFLIDGLVKDDLLHLLMKFLAKVEKDQLEPDVLNKLMKTSLPYVEISKEEDMDIVVDTVLAGPSALVIEGVDQIILIDARTYPVRGPQEPDIERVVRGARDGFVETIVFNTALTRRRVRDRTLRMEYMQVGRRSKTDIVVCYIDDIANPDLVKQIKDSISKIDTDGLPMAEKTIEEYISGRHFNPYPVVRYTERPDTAATHLYEGHVIIIVDGSPSVMITPTTFWHHLQHAEEYRNKPVVGAYLRLIRHFAVWASIFLLPLWYLFAIDPELVPQQMSFIGPNDPGKVPLLLQFLLAEVGMDILRMAAIHTPSSLATALGLVAALMIGQVAVEVGLFTNEVILYLAIAGIGTFATPSYEMSLANRLVRIGLLITTAVFHVYGFVIGIVLFIIMLARMNSFGVPYLWPFIPFNFRAFRDVVLRSPMPLKNRRPRILHPKDPDR; this comes from the coding sequence ATGATAAAAAATCCTGTAAAGAAAAATTTTGAAGATAACATCTCTTACTTGCGTACTGAACTAGGAGTCGGAAAAAGCTTTGATGTCATTCATCTCGATTTAGAATATGCTGAGCGGAGAATGGCACTATTTTTAATAGACGGTTTAGTGAAGGATGATCTCCTCCATCTGCTAATGAAATTTTTAGCAAAGGTCGAAAAGGACCAGCTTGAACCTGATGTTTTGAATAAATTGATGAAAACAAGTCTTCCTTATGTTGAAATTAGCAAAGAGGAGGATATGGACATCGTTGTCGATACCGTGTTGGCGGGTCCGTCAGCATTAGTGATCGAGGGTGTCGACCAAATCATTCTCATTGACGCGAGAACCTATCCGGTTAGAGGACCGCAAGAGCCTGACATTGAAAGAGTTGTTCGTGGCGCTCGTGACGGGTTTGTAGAAACCATTGTCTTTAATACAGCTTTGACGAGAAGAAGAGTTCGTGACCGAACGTTAAGAATGGAATATATGCAAGTGGGAAGACGCTCGAAAACAGATATTGTCGTATGCTATATCGATGACATAGCTAATCCTGATTTAGTGAAGCAAATCAAGGATTCTATTTCAAAAATTGATACTGATGGCTTGCCAATGGCTGAAAAAACAATAGAAGAATACATATCGGGAAGGCACTTTAACCCCTATCCAGTTGTCCGCTATACAGAGCGACCGGATACTGCTGCTACCCATTTGTATGAAGGACACGTCATCATTATTGTAGATGGTTCACCTAGTGTGATGATTACCCCAACAACTTTCTGGCATCATTTGCAGCATGCCGAAGAATATCGAAACAAACCAGTGGTTGGTGCTTATTTACGGTTAATTCGTCATTTTGCTGTTTGGGCTTCTATTTTTTTACTGCCACTTTGGTATTTATTTGCGATTGATCCGGAGCTCGTACCACAACAAATGTCTTTTATCGGACCGAATGATCCAGGGAAAGTCCCTTTATTGCTTCAATTTTTGTTAGCAGAAGTGGGAATGGATATTTTGCGGATGGCAGCAATCCACACGCCTTCATCACTTGCTACGGCACTTGGGCTCGTTGCCGCATTAATGATTGGGCAAGTAGCAGTTGAAGTAGGGTTGTTTACGAATGAAGTGATTTTATATTTGGCGATTGCAGGAATTGGAACATTTGCAACTCCAAGCTATGAAATGAGTTTGGCTAATCGATTAGTTCGAATCGGATTGTTGATAACGACAGCTGTGTTTCATGTATATGGATTTGTGATTGGAATCGTGTTATTTATTATTATGCTCGCAAGGATGAATTCGTTTGGGGTTCCATATTTGTGGCCGTTTATCCCTTTTAATTTTCGAGCATTTCGAGACGTAGTGCTTCGGTCTCCGATGCCACTCAAAAATCGTCGTCCACGTATTTTACATCCGAAGGATCCAGATCGTTAA
- a CDS encoding ROK family glucokinase, whose translation MGEKWIIGVDLGGTTTKLAFVTTFGEIVDKWEIPTDVSNEGIKIISNIASAINHKLAEIGKSKDDILGIGMGAPGPVNLETGIIYGAVNLGWKTEYPLKQILERETQLPAVIDNDANCAALGEMWKGAGNGARDVVCITLGTGVGGGVITNGDIVQGINGAAGEIGHISSIPEGGAACNCGKTGCLETIASATGIVRITKDKLLNEQLSEGELVKLYKKTGMVTAKDVFDAARQGDAIAQQVIDEVSYYLGLALANVANTLNPEKIVLGGGVSKARDILLNPVKEYFQKYSFPRVAQSTRLVLATLGNDAGVIGASWHVLNKN comes from the coding sequence TTGGGAGAAAAGTGGATCATTGGTGTTGATTTAGGCGGAACAACAACGAAGCTTGCATTTGTAACAACGTTTGGTGAAATCGTTGATAAATGGGAGATTCCAACAGATGTATCAAATGAAGGAATCAAGATCATCTCGAATATTGCTAGTGCTATTAATCATAAACTTGCCGAGATTGGTAAGTCAAAGGATGATATTCTCGGAATCGGCATGGGTGCACCAGGTCCTGTTAATCTGGAGACAGGAATCATTTATGGTGCGGTAAACCTTGGCTGGAAAACGGAATACCCTCTTAAGCAAATTTTGGAACGAGAGACGCAACTGCCGGCAGTCATTGATAATGACGCAAATTGTGCTGCATTAGGGGAAATGTGGAAGGGTGCCGGAAACGGTGCACGAGACGTTGTTTGTATAACGCTAGGTACAGGTGTTGGTGGTGGAGTTATTACAAACGGTGATATTGTGCAGGGCATAAATGGTGCAGCTGGAGAAATAGGTCATATTAGTTCCATACCAGAGGGCGGAGCGGCTTGCAATTGCGGAAAAACGGGTTGTCTTGAAACCATTGCTTCAGCTACAGGTATTGTAAGAATCACGAAAGACAAGCTATTAAATGAGCAATTATCAGAAGGTGAGCTTGTTAAGTTATATAAAAAAACAGGTATGGTTACGGCAAAGGATGTTTTTGATGCAGCTCGGCAGGGAGATGCTATAGCGCAACAAGTCATAGATGAAGTATCGTATTATCTTGGGCTTGCCCTTGCTAATGTTGCCAATACGCTTAATCCAGAAAAAATTGTGCTTGGTGGAGGCGTATCAAAGGCCAGGGATATTTTGCTGAATCCAGTGAAAGAGTATTTCCAGAAATATTCCTTCCCTCGGGTAGCACAATCAACACGTCTTGTTTTGGCTACACTTGGTAATGATGCAGGAGTAATAGGAGCCTCTTGGCACGTACTCAATAAAAATTAA
- a CDS encoding M14 family metallopeptidase, which translates to MKLRVRSGDSLWYYCQLFLLPLDLVLDSNPDVDPNNLSVGTEISIPGFNTFGYKITKGDTIWKLAQSYHLNPEAILILNQTVNLNRLRIGDVINIPFRITRPIVNVGLKYDDAVLNKHLCELQRFYPFIKTRTIGKSVLGKPLQEILIGTGQKKININAAFHANEWITTPILMTFLNDYLLALTNTQNLCGIVMNPFYRSVQLSVVPMVNPDGVSLVLKGPTEEVRDSVVGINNESENFTAWKANIRGVDLNNQFPAKWEIEKERKEPKGPAPRDYPGDAPLTEPEAIAMANLVKESRFDRLIALHTQGEEFYWGYEGFEPEEASIIAKEFARVSGYKEVQYIDSHAGFKDWFIQEFRKPGFTLELGKGINPLPLSQFYDIYRKTLPIFIAALYT; encoded by the coding sequence GTGAAGCTAAGGGTTAGGTCAGGAGATAGTTTATGGTATTATTGTCAGCTGTTTTTGCTGCCGTTAGACTTGGTCCTTGATTCGAATCCTGATGTTGATCCAAATAATCTTTCGGTTGGAACAGAAATTTCGATTCCTGGGTTTAATACTTTTGGTTATAAAATAACCAAAGGAGATACAATTTGGAAGCTTGCACAATCCTATCATCTGAATCCAGAAGCAATTCTTATCCTAAACCAAACCGTAAATTTGAACAGGTTAAGGATTGGTGATGTCATTAATATACCATTTAGAATAACGAGACCAATCGTTAATGTTGGATTGAAATATGATGATGCAGTTTTGAATAAACATCTTTGCGAATTACAAAGATTCTATCCATTTATAAAGACGCGGACAATTGGTAAGTCCGTGTTGGGCAAACCGCTACAGGAAATTCTCATAGGAACCGGTCAGAAAAAAATAAACATTAATGCTGCCTTTCATGCAAATGAGTGGATTACAACTCCTATCCTAATGACTTTTTTAAATGATTATCTTTTGGCATTAACGAATACTCAAAACCTGTGTGGTATTGTTATGAATCCGTTTTATCGAAGTGTTCAGCTTTCTGTTGTGCCGATGGTCAATCCTGATGGGGTAAGTCTTGTCCTAAAAGGACCAACTGAAGAAGTCCGTGATTCAGTAGTAGGCATTAATAATGAAAGTGAAAACTTTACTGCTTGGAAAGCAAATATTCGTGGCGTAGATTTAAATAATCAGTTTCCGGCTAAATGGGAGATTGAGAAGGAGCGAAAGGAGCCAAAAGGACCAGCTCCTCGTGATTATCCTGGTGATGCACCGTTAACAGAACCAGAAGCTATTGCTATGGCAAATTTGGTAAAGGAATCGAGGTTTGATCGTCTTATAGCTCTTCACACACAAGGAGAGGAGTTCTATTGGGGTTATGAGGGTTTTGAGCCAGAAGAAGCGTCAATCATTGCTAAAGAATTTGCAAGAGTTAGTGGCTATAAGGAAGTTCAATATATTGATTCACATGCCGGTTTCAAGGATTGGTTTATCCAAGAATTTCGTAAACCTGGCTTTACTCTTGAGTTAGGAAAAGGAATTAATCCATTACCACTATCACAGTTTTATGATATTTACCGGAAGACACTGCCGATTTTTATAGCCGCTTTATACACTTAG
- a CDS encoding rhomboid family intramembrane serine protease, translating into MTTILIVSDQLEQSLGQLNDRIEGSIELTLQQEFDEMDIQKLKQSLLEQTAKRVKKEREMFENGKPVFTYILLAIQILVFLLMEVKGSSTSSATLIQFGAKINPLILDGEWWRFLTPVFLHIGTLHLLMNSIALFYVAPLVERIFGNGRFLFIYLFAGFLGSLASFVTNPNLSAGASGAIFGCFGALLYFGTVYPKLFFRTMGMNLLIVIGLNIIFGFSVQGIDNAGHIGGLLGGFLAAGIVHFPKTKKLLFQLLFFVVSAAIVAGGLFYGFGETTRAVDVNSSLVLADMYVDNGEYDRAYKILTEAVALDEKTPELLFQLSYVEIKKGMTDQAKRHLQSAIKKDPSFHEALYNLALIYLSEQKLEKAKELAQEALKIEPDKSQYKDLVEEINKYLAQ; encoded by the coding sequence GTGACCACTATTCTAATCGTATCAGACCAGCTTGAGCAATCACTTGGGCAGTTAAATGATAGGATTGAAGGCTCAATCGAATTAACCTTGCAACAAGAATTTGATGAAATGGATATTCAAAAGTTGAAACAATCTTTGTTGGAACAAACCGCGAAGAGGGTCAAAAAAGAAAGAGAAATGTTTGAAAACGGAAAACCCGTATTTACATATATATTATTAGCTATTCAAATCCTTGTATTTCTTTTAATGGAAGTGAAGGGCAGTAGTACGAGTTCGGCTACGCTCATTCAATTTGGAGCAAAAATTAATCCTTTAATTCTAGATGGAGAATGGTGGCGCTTTTTAACCCCTGTATTTCTTCATATTGGAACGCTTCATCTATTGATGAACTCAATTGCATTATTTTATGTCGCTCCACTTGTGGAACGAATATTTGGAAATGGTCGTTTTTTATTCATTTATCTTTTTGCAGGCTTTCTCGGTTCATTAGCAAGTTTTGTTACCAATCCAAATTTATCAGCAGGTGCAAGTGGGGCGATTTTTGGCTGCTTTGGCGCATTGCTTTACTTTGGTACGGTATACCCTAAATTATTTTTTCGTACAATGGGGATGAACCTGTTAATTGTCATTGGATTGAATATTATTTTCGGTTTTTCTGTTCAAGGAATTGATAATGCGGGGCATATCGGTGGGCTTTTAGGTGGATTTCTTGCTGCCGGAATCGTGCATTTCCCTAAAACCAAAAAATTGCTGTTCCAATTGCTATTCTTTGTGGTAAGTGCAGCCATCGTGGCGGGGGGGCTTTTCTATGGTTTTGGTGAAACAACTAGAGCGGTTGATGTGAACTCAAGTTTAGTATTGGCTGATATGTACGTAGACAATGGGGAATATGATCGAGCCTACAAAATCCTTACTGAAGCTGTTGCATTAGATGAGAAAACACCGGAATTATTATTCCAGTTGTCTTATGTTGAAATAAAAAAAGGGATGACTGATCAAGCAAAGAGACACCTACAGAGTGCCATCAAAAAGGATCCAAGCTTTCATGAAGCCCTTTATAACTTGGCATTGATTTATTTAAGTGAACAGAAATTGGAAAAAGCAAAAGAATTAGCCCAGGAAGCGTTAAAAATAGAACCTGATAAGTCTCAATATAAAGATCTCGTCGAGGAAATTAACAAATACTTAGCGCAGTAA
- the rpmG gene encoding 50S ribosomal protein L33 produces the protein MRVNITLACTECGDRNYISTKNKRNNPDRLELKKYCPREKRTTAHRETK, from the coding sequence ATGCGCGTGAATATTACGTTAGCTTGCACAGAGTGTGGAGATCGTAACTATATTTCAACAAAAAATAAACGTAACAATCCTGATCGTCTTGAGCTTAAAAAATATTGCCCAAGAGAAAAACGTACAACTGCACATCGTGAAACAAAATAA